From the genome of Corallococcus macrosporus DSM 14697:
AGATCATCTTCGAGGAGGAGAAGAAGAAGAACCAGATGCCGCTGTCGGTGCTGCGGGAAATCATCCGCCACCCTGGCGAGTCCATCTCCGGGTTCATCCAGAAGGAGGTCTCTCCGCGAGTCGCCTCCATCCGCGAGGAGGCGGAGTCCCGCCTCGACAAGCTCCTGCGCCGGGACGAGAACGCGCCCCGCCCCGAGGGCGAAACGGTGGAGGCGCCGGCCGAGGCCCCCGCCGCCACCGACGCCACCGCCGCGGGCCTCAGCCCGGCGGACCTGCTCAAGGCCAGCCAGCGGGCCTTCGAGGAGTGGCAGCGCCGCGTCGACGAGCGCGTGAAGCACGTCGTGGAGAACCTCACCGGCAACCTGCCCGCGCTGGGCCGCGACATGGCGACCCTCACCCAGCGTCTGGAGGAGCTGGAGAAGAAGCTGGAGCAGGTCGAGCAGCAGAAGGAACAGCCGAAGCAGCAGGAGTAACCGCGCTGCTTCAGGCCTTCTGCGCAGCCCGCCTCCGCCTGGGGGCGGGCTCGCCGTGCAGCTCCGCGGCGATGGCCGCCAGCATCTGCGCGCCCCGGCTGCGCGGCGCGTACTCCCAGATGGTCTGTCCGTGGCTCTGCGCCTCGTCGACCTTCACGTCGTAGCCCAGCGGCGTGGCCGCCAGCGCGTCCGGGAAGTAGGCCTTCAGGCGCTCCAGAATCGCCGTGGCCAGCGCCGTCTTCCGGTACAGCGTGGGCACCACCTTCGTGACGCGGAGGTCCGGCCGCCCTTCCGCCTCCCCCACCTGGCGGACGGTGTCCGCCACCTCCGCGCAGCCATCCAGCGCCAGGTACGTCAGCGCCACCGGCACCACCACCTCGGTGGCGGCCACCAGGATGTTGCGCGTGGTGGTCCCCATGGAGGGCGGCGCGTCGAAGACGACGGCGTCATACCCCGCCGCCTCCGCCGCTTTCAGGCGGTCCGCCAGCCGGTGGGCCCGGCGCGCGTCCGCGGCCACCACCACAGGGAAGTCCGCCATCTCCTTGTAGGCGGGCAGCACGTCCAACCCGTCCACGGCCGAGCGCTGGACGACGTCCTCGAAGCGCACCGACGCATCCGTCAGCAGGTGGAACACGTTGCGCGGCAGCGTGCGCACATCCACCCCCAGGGCCTTGCCCGCGTGGCCCTGCGTGTCCAGGTCCACCAGCAGCACCCGCAGGCCGCGCTCCTTGGCCAGCCAGGCGGCCGTGTTCACCGCCAGGGTCGTCTTGCAGGTCCCACCCTTCTCATTGATGAACGCGATGCGCCTCATGTCCGGGCACTCCTCATCCACCCCAGAAGGTGGCGGCTTCCGACGTGCGGATTACTTCTTCGGGGACTTCGCCGCCAACAGCGTGTCGACCTTGCCCTCGACGGACGAGAGCAGACGCTCCAGGTCGTCCACCTTCGAACGAAGCTGCTCCAGGTCCGCCGTGGACGGCAGGTTCGCGGCGGACAGGGCCGTGCGCAGCGCGCTGTCCAGGGTGCCCTTCGCCGCCAGGGAGCGCGCCACCAGCGTCTGCACCGCCGCCACGAACTTCTCGTTCGACAGGAGCTGCTGCGCCAGCTTGCCGATGCGCTCCTCGCCCGTCTCCACGAGCTTCTTCATCACCGGATTGTTCTTGAGCATGGAAACGCGCGTCCTCACGAGCAAAGCCCTACCGGGCCGTCTGGAAGTCTTGAAGAAAACGCCGCACTCTGCGAGGGGGCAACGCGACGTGTCAAGCAGGGCAACAACCCGAGGCCAAACGCGTTGACTCCCGTGAACACGATTCCTACGGTTCGCCGCTCTCATTCTATGGCCGGACTACTCGACAAGCGCCTGTGGATCGTCTCCGGCAAGGGCGGAGTCGGCAAAAGCACCGTCGCGGCGGCCCTGGCGCTGCGCTCGGCGCGCGCGGGCAAGCGCACCCTGGTGTGCGAGGTGAACACCCAGGAGCGCGTCAGCCGCTTCCTGGAGCGCCCCGAGGCCGGCCCCGAGGTGGCCCAACTGGAGCCGAACCTCTGGGCCGTCAACGTGCGGCCCCAGGAGGCCATGCGCGAATACGGCCTGATGGTCCTGCGCTTCGAGACCCTCTACAAGACGGTCTTCGAGAACCGGCTGGTGCGCCAGTTCCTCCGCTTCATCCCGTCCCTGCAGGAGCTGGTGCTGCTGGGAAAAATCATGTTCCACCTGCAGGAGAAGCTCCCGGACGGGCGCTGGCGCTTCGACACGGTCATCATGGACGCGCCCGCCACGGGCCACGCCATCTCCTTCCTCAGCGTGCCGCAGGTGCTGATTCAGACGGTGCCGCCGGGGCCCATGGCCCGCGAGGCCCAGAAGATGCGCGACCTGCTGGTGGACCCGGCGGTGACGGCCGCGGTGCTGGTGGCGCTGCCCGAGGAGATGCCGGTGAACGAGGCGCTGGAGCTGCACGCGGCGCTGCGGGACAAGGTGAGCCTGCGCACCCACGCGGCGGTGCTCAACCAGTCCTTCCCGGAGCGCTTCACCGAGGCGGACCTGGAGGCCCTGGGGGGCCACCCGGAGCTGTTCGCCGTGGCCCAGGCGCACCACGACCGCGCGGCGCAGGCGGTGCTCGCCGGGACGAAGCTGGAGCGCAACCTCCACGCGCCCGTGTATCCCGTCCCCCGGCTCTTCACGCCCGAGTTCGGGCGCAAGGCGATTGAACAGGTCATGGAGCACCTCGAACCTCTCGTGACGGGGGCGGCGTGAGCACGACGGCCCTGTCGCCCGCGCTGGCGGGCAAGCGCGTCCTCATCTGCGTGGGCTCCGGCGGCGTGGGAAAGACGACGGCGGCGGCGGCCCTGGCCCTGCGCGCGTCGGTGGATGGCCGCACCAGCCTGGTGTGCACCATCGACCCGGCGCGGCGGCTGGCCAACTCACTGGGCCTCACGGCGCTGGGCAACGCGGAGACGCGCGTGCCCGCCACCGCGCTGGAGCCGCTGGGCATCCACCCGCGCTCGCCGCTGTACGCGATGATGCTGGACATGAAGCAGACGTGGGACGAGCTCATCACCCGCGTCGCCTCGCCCGAGCAGCGCGAGCGCATCCTGTCCAACCGCTTCTACCAGTCCCTCTCCACGGCCCTGGCCGGCAGCCAGGAGTACATCTC
Proteins encoded in this window:
- a CDS encoding polyhydroxyalkanoate synthesis regulator DNA-binding domain-containing protein, producing the protein MSEAEQAGAPSKEPKIIKRYTNRKLYDTVESRYVTLDEIAAMIKEGTEVRIVDNRTKEDLTSVTLAQIIFEEEKKKNQMPLSVLREIIRHPGESISGFIQKEVSPRVASIREEAESRLDKLLRRDENAPRPEGETVEAPAEAPAATDATAAGLSPADLLKASQRAFEEWQRRVDERVKHVVENLTGNLPALGRDMATLTQRLEELEKKLEQVEQQKEQPKQQE
- a CDS encoding ParA family protein — its product is MRRIAFINEKGGTCKTTLAVNTAAWLAKERGLRVLLVDLDTQGHAGKALGVDVRTLPRNVFHLLTDASVRFEDVVQRSAVDGLDVLPAYKEMADFPVVVAADARRAHRLADRLKAAEAAGYDAVVFDAPPSMGTTTRNILVAATEVVVPVALTYLALDGCAEVADTVRQVGEAEGRPDLRVTKVVPTLYRKTALATAILERLKAYFPDALAATPLGYDVKVDEAQSHGQTIWEYAPRSRGAQMLAAIAAELHGEPAPRRRRAAQKA
- a CDS encoding ArsA family ATPase, encoding MAGLLDKRLWIVSGKGGVGKSTVAAALALRSARAGKRTLVCEVNTQERVSRFLERPEAGPEVAQLEPNLWAVNVRPQEAMREYGLMVLRFETLYKTVFENRLVRQFLRFIPSLQELVLLGKIMFHLQEKLPDGRWRFDTVIMDAPATGHAISFLSVPQVLIQTVPPGPMAREAQKMRDLLVDPAVTAAVLVALPEEMPVNEALELHAALRDKVSLRTHAAVLNQSFPERFTEADLEALGGHPELFAVAQAHHDRAAQAVLAGTKLERNLHAPVYPVPRLFTPEFGRKAIEQVMEHLEPLVTGAA